GACCGGCGCTGGGGGCGCTGTAGGGCGCCGTGAGCGCGTCGCCTGCCACCTCCGCCGGCCAGCCGCCCTCGCGGTAGCGGCGAGCCACCTCCTCCAGCGTCGGCCGGTCGGTGACCCTCGCCGCCTCGCCTTCGAGCACGATGTCGATGCCCTTCAGCCTGGCGGAGATCGTGCCGGCCGGGTTCGTGGCCAGGTTACGCGCCTTGCGAGCGTGGGGGCTGCTGGTGAAATAGAAATCGCCGTCGAGCCAGAGGGCGCCGATTCCGGCGGCGTGAGGGCGGCCGTCCGGCCGGCAGGTTCCGAGGAAGAATGGGTTGCCCGGCGCCGGCGCGGCGCCCGCCGTGAGCAGATCGTGCGGCCTGCTCCACGGCAGTGCGGGGTTTCCGTAGCGATCAAGATTCGTGACTTCGCTGGGTGCTCGCTCGGTCATCTGTTCCTCT
The DNA window shown above is from Dehalococcoidia bacterium and carries:
- a CDS encoding pyridoxamine 5'-phosphate oxidase family protein, encoding MTERAPSEVTNLDRYGNPALPWSRPHDLLTAGAAPAPGNPFFLGTCRPDGRPHAAGIGALWLDGDFYFTSSPHARKARNLATNPAGTISARLKGIDIVLEGEAARVTDRPTLEEVARRYREGGWPAEVAGDALTAPYSAPSAGPPPWWLYRFTCHTAFGVATAEPYGATRWRFQQ